In Eupeodes corollae chromosome 3, idEupCoro1.1, whole genome shotgun sequence, a single genomic region encodes these proteins:
- the LOC129950098 gene encoding repetitive organellar protein-like isoform X1 produces MKMSKNNNNNNTSQYHSKFFHNQDNYNNYGTVALPKPVLKSKTTDSNKTDFCPSKDSSLYYLVNKPERSELRSKLAGMKIFTTIMLNSWRNKRDEVRRLKDELENYQRKVIKVKNQVHVLSSVFRNEQKQNEKHNRQLRHASQDIQRLKSTVENLTTSLISAKADASFFEQQLNAKEQENDSLNNGIVEINSQLFKSMSQVRQLQSSLSSEQRSVQELENQKNELLNEISMTERKWKTQEEQLIMEIYEKDAEIAKAYSDIKVLETLLNDLKEREFQVCDLKKSDFKLKNEIETLKMEAQDLREELSKCLSVRIKRFWTHYMELSQNTILLIHLGAFYLLPAIPPPKSLKLPFSVSLDKVLSVFDLSYIYEIEQ; encoded by the exons ATGAAAATGTCAaagaacaacaataacaacaacacaagCCAATACCATTCTAAATTCTTCCATAATCAGGACAATTATAACAACTATGGAACTGTAGCTCTGCCAAAACCTGTACTGAAGTCAAAAACCACTGATTCCAATAAGACCGACTTTTGTCCATCGAAGGATTCTAGTCTTTATTATTTGGTGAATAAGCCGGAGCGTAGTGAATTACGCTCTAAGTTAGCCggaatgaaaatatttacaacaatcATGTTGAATTCCTGGAGAAATAAAAGAGACGAAGTTAGACGTTTAAAGGATGAATTGGAAAATTATCAAAGAAAG GTCATCAAAGTGAAAAACCAAGTCCACGTCTTAAGTTCAGTCTTTCGGAATGAacagaaacaaaatgaaaagcaCAATCGACAACTTCGTCATGCCTCTCAAGACATCCAAAGACTTAAGTCGACTGTAGAAAACCTAACAACATCCCTCATAAGTGCAAAAGCTGATGCTTCGTTTTTTGAGCAACAACTTAATGCAAAGGAACAAGAAAACGATTCCCTCAACAATGGGATTGTAGAAATTAATAGCCAGTTGTTCAAGTCCATGTCTCAGGTACGCCAGCTGCAATCGAGTTTGTCTTCTGAGCAAAGAAGTGTCCAGGAGCTAGAGAACcaaaaaaatgaacttttaaaTGAG ATATCTATGACTGAAAGGAAGTGGAAAACCCAAGAAGAACAATTAATAATGGAAATCTATGAAAAGGATGCAGAAATTGCCAAAGCTTATTCCGATATCAAGGTTCTGGAAACATTATTGAACGACCTAAAAGA GAGAGAATTCCAAGTCTGTGACTTGAAGAAATCCGACTTTAAGCTGAAGAATGAAATCGAAACACTTAAAATGGAAGCACAGGATTTGAGGGAAGAACTGAGTAAATGTTTAAGTGTTCGGATCAAACGTTTCTGGACCCATTATATGGAACTTAGCCAAAACACTATTCTATTAATTCATCTTGGGGCATTCTACTTGCTTCCGGCAATCCCACCTCCAAAGTCTCTAAAATTGCCATTTTCTGTCAGTTTGGATAAGGTTTTGAGTGTTTTCGATCTTAGTTA tatttatgaaatagaacaataa
- the LOC129950098 gene encoding repetitive organellar protein-like isoform X2: protein MKMSKNNNNNNTSQYHSKFFHNQDNYNNYGTVALPKPVLKSKTTDSNKTDFCPSKDSSLYYLVNKPERSELRSKLAGMKIFTTIMLNSWRNKRDEVRRLKDELENYQRKVIKVKNQVHVLSSVFRNEQKQNEKHNRQLRHASQDIQRLKSTVENLTTSLISAKADASFFEQQLNAKEQENDSLNNGIVEINSQLFKSMSQVRQLQSSLSSEQRSVQELENQKNELLNEISMTERKWKTQEEQLIMEIYEKDAEIAKAYSDIKVLETLLNDLKEREFQVCDLKKSDFKLKNEIETLKMEAQDLREELSKCLSVRIKRFWTHYMELSQNTILLIHLGAFYLLPAIPPPKSLKLPFSVSLDKVLSVFDLS from the exons ATGAAAATGTCAaagaacaacaataacaacaacacaagCCAATACCATTCTAAATTCTTCCATAATCAGGACAATTATAACAACTATGGAACTGTAGCTCTGCCAAAACCTGTACTGAAGTCAAAAACCACTGATTCCAATAAGACCGACTTTTGTCCATCGAAGGATTCTAGTCTTTATTATTTGGTGAATAAGCCGGAGCGTAGTGAATTACGCTCTAAGTTAGCCggaatgaaaatatttacaacaatcATGTTGAATTCCTGGAGAAATAAAAGAGACGAAGTTAGACGTTTAAAGGATGAATTGGAAAATTATCAAAGAAAG GTCATCAAAGTGAAAAACCAAGTCCACGTCTTAAGTTCAGTCTTTCGGAATGAacagaaacaaaatgaaaagcaCAATCGACAACTTCGTCATGCCTCTCAAGACATCCAAAGACTTAAGTCGACTGTAGAAAACCTAACAACATCCCTCATAAGTGCAAAAGCTGATGCTTCGTTTTTTGAGCAACAACTTAATGCAAAGGAACAAGAAAACGATTCCCTCAACAATGGGATTGTAGAAATTAATAGCCAGTTGTTCAAGTCCATGTCTCAGGTACGCCAGCTGCAATCGAGTTTGTCTTCTGAGCAAAGAAGTGTCCAGGAGCTAGAGAACcaaaaaaatgaacttttaaaTGAG ATATCTATGACTGAAAGGAAGTGGAAAACCCAAGAAGAACAATTAATAATGGAAATCTATGAAAAGGATGCAGAAATTGCCAAAGCTTATTCCGATATCAAGGTTCTGGAAACATTATTGAACGACCTAAAAGA GAGAGAATTCCAAGTCTGTGACTTGAAGAAATCCGACTTTAAGCTGAAGAATGAAATCGAAACACTTAAAATGGAAGCACAGGATTTGAGGGAAGAACTGAGTAAATGTTTAAGTGTTCGGATCAAACGTTTCTGGACCCATTATATGGAACTTAGCCAAAACACTATTCTATTAATTCATCTTGGGGCATTCTACTTGCTTCCGGCAATCCCACCTCCAAAGTCTCTAAAATTGCCATTTTCTGTCAGTTTGGATAAGGTTTTGAGTGTTTTCGATCTTAGTTAG